The Pseudomonas wenzhouensis genome has a segment encoding these proteins:
- a CDS encoding GspH/FimT family pseudopilin — translation MKRSSQSAFSLYELLVALALVSIGTSIAIPSLAALQQKSEREALRNHLHASLHHARLQAVLHRISVELCGSRDGVTCGSDWGQGWRMQLMHTPDQALQIQQHRSRTPLRWAGFDSRIRFHANGTSPSSNGRFFQCKGNVVAWQLILNRQGRVRQASHLENLEEAHRCKG, via the coding sequence ATGAAACGATCCTCACAGTCGGCGTTCAGCCTCTATGAACTTCTTGTCGCGCTGGCACTGGTCAGCATCGGAACCTCGATAGCCATCCCCAGCCTCGCAGCACTACAACAAAAAAGCGAACGCGAGGCACTGCGCAATCACCTGCATGCATCACTTCATCATGCCCGGCTACAAGCCGTACTGCACAGGATAAGCGTAGAACTGTGCGGCTCCCGCGATGGCGTGACCTGCGGCAGCGACTGGGGTCAGGGTTGGCGCATGCAGCTGATGCACACCCCGGATCAAGCCCTGCAAATCCAGCAACACCGCAGCAGGACACCGCTGCGCTGGGCGGGTTTCGACTCGCGCATACGCTTCCATGCCAACGGCACCAGCCCGTCCAGTAACGGCCGTTTCTTTCAATGCAAAGGCAACGTTGTTGCCTGGCAACTGATCCTCAATCGACAGGGGCGCGTTCGCCAGGCAAGCCATCTGGAAAACCTAGAAGAGGCCCATCGCTGCAAGGGTTGA